The nucleotide window ACGTGACTGTTCACTTCGAAAAAAAAATCCCAGCAACCGCTACAACAAGCCAGCATGTCCGACGAAGATCTCGAGCAAATCAGACGCGCGCGCCTGCAACAGCTCCAGCAGCAAGGCGGGGGACGAGGCCAGGGCGGGGAGGGCTCAGAGCAAGATTCGCGAAAGTAATTTTTTTGCACATTCGCAGAAACATGAGCATATACTAAGTCTAAAACCACAGGCAACAAGAGGGTATGTCCCCAGCTGTCCATACTCTCCCACCAACGGTCCCTCCTTCACACACGCGaccccaccaccaccaccatcactCACAAACAAACTAAACACTAACCCTACCCCAGCCGACCAACGCTCCTCCATCCTCTCGCAGATTCTCCTCCCCGAAGCCGCAGACCGTCTCGGCCGCATCCGCCTCGTCAAGGAATCCCGCGCAACCGACATCGAGAATCGACTCATCATGCTCGCGCGAACGGGCCAACTGAGACAAAAAGTCACTGAAGAGCAGTTGAAGGAAATACTGGGTGCTGTGGCCGAAGCGCAGGAGAAGGATGAGCAGAAGATCGTTGTGAACAGGAGGGGTGGTGGATgggacgatgacgacgatgagtTGGAAGAGCTCATGAAGGAAGTTTAGAGGAGAGATGTGGTTGTGGTGAAGAGGTGAGGGATATGCATTGGGTGGCGTTTTGGGGGCGGGTATGGATCAAGGCATATGATCAAACAGCCTGTGGGTATACTCATAACGCTAATGGTGCTTGTTCAGCAGCCCGATTTAATATTTGGTTGTGCTCTGACTTGCTCAAGACACCTACTCTACATCTTCTTGATCTGCTTCCTCACCCGTCCAATTTCAATTTCCTGCGTTCTCAGATCCTTTGCTATAGTAGCGAGCTGTGGAATCGGGCCCTCTACTGCAGACACGAATGTCGACTGTGCAGTTCTGAGAGCGGGCGGAACGAGGATTCCGAACCATTTGAGCGGATCAGCAATCTTCTCACTTGacttcttctctttttcAGTCTCCTCTGGGTCTTGGTTCGATCGTTGGTCTGCATCAGGGGTCGTCTCTGCTTCGTCTTTTGTTGCTGATGAAAGTTCAACTCCCTCGTCTTCTGGTTGATGCTCCTGTTCTTCAGAAACCGGGGCTTTTCTGCTTCGAGGAGTAGCGTCAGGTGGATGGATAGAGAAGTGAGGACGGTCAGTTAGGAGACGCCCGTGTTCGGCAACGTGACTGCAGTTGTCAGCATTTGGATGTAAGCAATTCGAGAGCTGGATATTTGAACCAACGAAATTGAACACATGAGTTTACAGATACCATAAGAGTACTTACACTTTACGTATTGCTTGCATACGTTCATCATAACAGTCCTGTCCGTATCGAATTGCAGAGGAGGAATTGTGGAAGTTCGCCTGGGCAAGTGACATGTATCCCTACTACTGTTAGTGGTAAATCTACCTCTCTCCCCTTCTCGCTCTAACATACCGAAGAGAGTTGCGTCGACAGCTCACCCATGACTTTGTGATATTCGTGCAACGTATTGAGATAGTGCTCGAGCAGATCATCCAAataagcaagcaagtcatCTTTGTCTCTCCTCGCCGCAATCTCGGCACGATTCAGCGATATCTCTTGAACATCCATCATGATCTCAGCTTTTCAGATCAAGCGTGATGGAGGGGTAAAGCAAGGTAAACGGTCGTTCAAAGGTCGAGTGGTGAGCGATGCATGGATGTACATCTGGGCACCCATGCATTGCTGCGGGGACTATACCGCATCGAGAGCTAGAAAGACAAGCTGAGCTCGGATAGCCAACATCATTTCATCCAAGTTTCCCATTGCGCATCTCGATCCCCACCCAATCGCAATCACCCCACCCCCACCACAACAAAGGAGAGGGGGACGCACAAAATGTCGAAACTAAACCCCCTGCTCAATCTCTTCCGAAGATATCACACGCAAAACCTTCGTACCTCGATACGAACCCCACGCTTCCAATCCGCAACCCGTCCACAATGTCGATGCACGCGCTTCCAACCACATGTCTTGCTCTTCCGGCAGCAAAAACGCTACGTAGGCGGCGGACCAGGCCTAGACCCAAACTTCGTTTCCATCCTCGATCGTCCCACCAAAATGGCGCGCGCAGGCCAACAGCACGGCCCGGGCCTCATCATCCTCGCCATTATACCCGTCACCGCTTTCCTGCTCGGATGTTGGCAGGTGCAGAGGTTGGGCTGGAAGACGGATCTGATTGCGCGGTTTGAGGATAGGTTGACGTTTCCGCCGCTGGAGCTGCCGCTCAGAATTGATCCAGAGGCTGTCAAGGACTTTGATTATAGAAAGGTGTATGCCACGGGCGTGTTGAGACATGATCAGGAAATGTTGATTGGGCCCCGCATTCTGGACGGCGAGGAGGGGTATACGGTTGTGACGCCCTTGGAGCGCAAAGATGCAAGGGGCAATGTGCACAAGATACTGGCGTGTAGAGGTTGGATTAAGAAGGAAGCGAGTCCGCAATGGTTTCGCAAGAAGAATGGTGCGCTGCCAGAAGGCGATGTTACCATTGAGGGTCTGCTGAGGATACCACCCAAGGGAAACATGTTTACGCCCAAGAACGAACCTGAGAAGGGCAAGTGGTTTTTCCCCAGCGTCGAGGAGATGGCAGAATACAGTGGAAGCCAGCCTGTGTGGGTGGAGGAAACAATGAGTGAGTACTTTTGATATATTGGAACACATGCAATTGGGGTATCTAATTGTTTCCACAGCGCCGGACCTGCTCACAAACTATGAGCGTGAGCCAAAAGGTGTACCAATTGGAAGAGCGCCGACCGTGAACCTGCGGAATAACCATACGCAGTACATCTTCACGTGGTACGCGTTGAGCTTCGCAACCTCGGTCATGTTTTGGATGGTCGTTAAAAAGCCCATGTCGGGCACTCAACGACGAGTACGACACAGTGTTGACTGGTCGTAAAATACTATCATCGCCTTTTACTCGTCatcatcctcttcttcttgtaCAGGATTTAGCCGCTTCCGTTTTTGGCCCTTTAGCTTGGTTGGTGGCTCCATGCGTAGCTGCTGGAGTAGTTCTCTAGGAAGCATTTTTTGCGCTAGCGAAAACGACGTACTACTGTCTGTAGTCGTCCGGGTTCTGCTCGTCGTTAGTGAACCGACTTGAATGTAGGTTAGATCATGTACAACATACCGTTTCATAAGCGCTACGACGTCGCTTTCTTCAATCATCTTCCGTCCGCCATGTTGTGCATATGCCGCGAGATCGCCGCTAATCTGCTCAAAAAAGTCGTTGGTTGTACGCACGAGAGCATCGAGCGCTTCTTTATTGAGCTGACCTTTGCTCCCCTGCGACTTCATGAAACCCATGGCGAGCTTCTTGACTGATGCCGCCGGGAATGAAGGGTACCCAATGCCATGCGCCGAGACCATGTATTCTTTGGACTTCCGGACGCCCTTTAGCTGCACCGGAGGGCGTTGTTCGGGCGACTTTGTTTGTAGACTGCGGTCTATCGCCGATTCCTCTTCTCGATAGGCTGCTAGTTCAGCATCATCATCTTCCGGAGGATCTGATTCCCAGCCTAGCATGCCGTCATCTTCGATGAGATTGTTGCGGTCCAAAGCTAAGGTTTCATTCTCCTGCTCGTTGTCGTCTAGCATCTCCGAATCATCGGGTAGATCCTGTGGACCAATATCCCTGTCCTGGTCTTCCTCAACTTCCTGATCTCTCTGTCCCTCTCGTTGGTCTTCTTGCACCGGCAAACGTATACGTTCGGGTATTTGGAAGCGGAAAGTGGGCTCGTCCATGTCGTCTTCGACTTCGCCAAAAACACCCAGGTTCACATCACTTGGACGTCCGTCTCTCCGCCCAGTCAATGCACGCATTTGTGTcgtcgtatcgtcctcgtccAACCCTCCATCGATTGTCTGATCAAGCAATCCATCTGCACGTCTGCTGATGAATGTACCATCGATCTCGTACTCCTCTTCCACTGCACCGAGCTCACTCAAGTCTCCAAACCGTTCGCTCTGTCTTCCTCCAAACATGCGCGGATCCTCACTGATGGCTTTACGTCCAAACTCGAGAGACTGTACGGTCCCGCCATCGACATCGTCAGGTAGGTCAGGGAGAAGCGATTGCCGTGGTGGTGCGCTGTGGAAACTATCCTCGTCATCGTACATGTTATCAAGGGGCATGGAGAGTCGGGGAGCAGCGATATGTGGGCCATCTTCGACATCGGGAAGATCGAGAGCTGAGTGTCGTGTTCTCGGGGGTGGGAGTTGCGGAGAGGGTTCTACAGGACGACTATCGCGGGCAAGCACTACAACATGATTTAGTTGGGCAAATGGGAAGCGAGTTTACATTAAATACCTCTGGCTAGATCACGCAATATGTCCCGCGGGGTCTCTCTTTGTATGCGTCCACTTCTTCTCCGATTATTGCCCGGTGTTCTTGCTGCATTGGCTCGCTCGCGCAATGCTCTGATCGCATGCGGAGTTGTAGGAGCTATCCTTCGTGAAGAAATGGGACGGGTTGCCGGCCCGCCTCGAGGTGTTCGTCCCGTACCTGGTGTGCGAGCAATTGGCGTCCTTCTGCTCCCGGGGGTGGGGCCTGCACTAATGGCGCGGCGAAACGGTGTGATGAGCTGGAGGGGCGCATCATTGCGCGGAGTCATTTGTACATGGCGCTCCGGAGAGAGATGCTGTTTCTTGCGCGCTGAATTGGCCATTGTGGTTGCGGCGTTTGAAAGCGTCTAGTGGGAGTCTTGATAGACGTCAGGGAAACGCGTCGCTTGGACGCGACTTCCCCGGCGCGCCTCAGAACTAGTCTCAACTGGGGTAGGTCGCTGCTTATCGATAACTTTAATCACCTGTAACTTTTTCTGTTGCACGAATTCTTGGTCGCATCTTTGTCCACACAAAACACTAGCGACATCATGTCCGATTCTGAATCAGAAGGAGGCGTACCCCTGATCGAGGCACAGTTTGACATTGACGCTTCGtccaagaaaagaaaaagagAAGCGGAGCCCGAGGCCAGCAAAGACAGCAAAAAAGCGGCCAAGAAAGCGAAACggaaagagaagaagaaacAGAAGGCCAAAGAAATCGACGAAGATGACTTGGACCAGGAGTTGGGTGTCAATCATTCTTTTGAGCGCATGGATGGCCAGCTCCTGGCGGATTATGTGAATG belongs to Pyrenophora tritici-repentis strain M4 chromosome 10, whole genome shotgun sequence and includes:
- a CDS encoding DNA-binding protein, with the protein product MSDEDLEQIRRARLQQLQQQGGGRGQGGEGSEQDSRKQQEADQRSSILSQILLPEAADRLGRIRLVKESRATDIENRLIMLARTGQLRQKVTEEQLKEILGAVAEAQEKDEQKIVVNRRGGGWDDDDDELEELMKEV
- a CDS encoding SURF-family protein Shy1 translates to MSKLNPLLNLFRRYHTQNLRTSIRTPRFQSATRPQCRCTRFQPHVLLFRQQKRYVGGGPGLDPNFVSILDRPTKMARAGQQHGPGLIILAIIPVTAFLLGCWQVQRLGWKTDLIARFEDRLTFPPLELPLRIDPEAVKDFDYRKVYATGVLRHDQEMLIGPRILDGEEGYTVVTPLERKDARGNVHKILACRGWIKKEASPQWFRKKNGALPEGDVTIEGLLRIPPKGNMFTPKNEPEKGKWFFPSVEEMAEYSGSQPVWVEETMTPDLLTNYEREPKGVPIGRAPTVNLRNNHTQYIFTWYALSFATSVMFWMVVKKPMSGTQRRVRHSVDWS
- a CDS encoding CBFD-NFYB-HMF domain containing protein, producing the protein MANSARKKQHLSPERHVQMTPRNDAPLQLITPFRRAISAGPTPGSRRTPIARTPVLARDSRPVEPSPQLPPPRTRHSALDLPDVEDGPHIAAPRLSMPLDNMYDDEDSFHSAPPRQSLLPDLPDDVDGGTVQSLEFGRKAISEDPRMFGGRQSERFGDLSELGAVEEEYEIDGTFISRRADGLLDQTIDGGLDEDDTTTQMRALTGRRDGRPSDVNLGVFGEVEDDMDEPTFRFQIPERIRLPVQEDQREGQRDQEVEEDQDRDIGPQDLPDDSEMLDDNEQENETLALDRNNLIEDDGMLGWESDPPEDDDAELAAYREEESAIDRSLQTKSPEQRPPVQLKGVRKSKEYMVSAHGIGYPSFPAASVKKLAMGFMKSQGSKGQLNKEALDALVRTTNDFFEQISGDLAAYAQHGGRKMIEESDVVALMKRTRTTTDSSTSFSLAQKMLPRELLQQLRMEPPTKLKGQKRKRLNPVQEEEDDDE